The following nucleotide sequence is from Neokomagataea tanensis.
TTATCGGTTTCTTTTATCGGTTTTTACGCGCGCGTCCTGAGGAATGATCTTTTAGCCGCAATGAGAGATGACTCGGTGCGTACGGCAAGGGCTAAAGGTGTTGGTCCCGCTGCCCTGTGGCTCCGTTATGGCCTTCGTCTTTCGTGGATGGGGCTTATTTCATTGTTTGGGCTGGACTTTGCTCAGCTTCTGGGGGCGGAGCTTTGCTGGTCGAGGTTGTGTTCGCCTTGCCGGGTGTCGGGCGTTTGACATACCAAGCCCTTGCAACTTTGGACCTCCCCTTGATTATGGCAACGGTCATGTACGCAGCGTTTCTCGTGGTTCTCACAAATGCTGTGGTCGACGGAGTTTATGTGTTGTTGGACCCGCGGTTGAGGGGAGGGCGGCATGGTCGGTGAGGCATTACTAGCAATTGATGACCTACGCCTCTCTCTGATGGATGGCGTGCGCCTGCTTGATGGTGTTTCGTTGTCAGTGCAGCGCGGTGAGGCGCTTGGTATTGTAGGAGAATCTGGCTCTGGGAAGAGTTTAACGGCTTTAAGTGTGCTGCGCCTTGTTCCGGGGGTCAAAACCGAGGGGGCGGTACGGTTAAGTGGCGCTGATGTCGTTGGCATGACGGAACGGGAACTGAGGAGCGTGCGCGGGCGTAAAGCCGCGATGGTGTTCCAAGACCCAATGACGGCATTCTTCCCGGTGAAGTCCGTTGGTGACCAGATTGTTGAGCAAATCCGACTACACCGAAAAATCCGCTCTCGGGCAGCTTGGGCTGAAGCTGTTGCTCTTTTAGAGCGTATGGGAGTGCCAGATGCGCAGCGCGCCGCACGCCGTTACCCGCACCAGCTTTCCGGAGGCTTGAGGCAAAGAGCCATGATTGCCATGGCACTTTCTTGCACGCCGGACCTGCTCATTGCAGATGAGCCAACGACCGCCTTGGACGTAACGGTGCAGGCGCAAATTTTGGTCCTGTTCAATGAAATCCGCGCCAAGGGCTCGGGTTTAGTCATTATCACCCATGATTTAGGTGTTGTCGCTCAAACGTGTACGCGTATCGCTGTCATGTATGCTGGTGTTGTTGTGGAGGAGGGGGCTACGGAAAATATCCTGCAAAAGCCGTTGCACCCTTACACACAGGCCCTTGTTGCAGCGATTCCGCCTTTGAGCGGGGCGCGTCCAGAGAGTTTGCAAAGTCTAGCCGGGACGCCTCCTACTCCGGCCCATCGGCCAAGCGGTTGTGTGTTTGCACCGCGCTGCATGTATGTTCATGAGGCGTGTGCGCAGCGGCCTTCTCTCTTGACGGGAAAAACGGGCCGGAAAGTCGCATGTGTTTTGTATAAAGGTGCGGAGATGCTGGATTAATGCCAAACTACGCACAGACTGGGGGGCCGCTTTTACAAGTTACAGGTCTTTGCCGGCGCTACCCTCTTGGGAAGGGACGTGTTTTACACGCTGTCTCAGGCGTATCCTTTGCCGTCGAACGTGGTGAGGCTCTTGCGCTTGTCGGGGAATCTGGTTGCGGGAAATCCACTTTGGGGCGCTTATTGGTAGCGTTAGACC
It contains:
- a CDS encoding ABC transporter ATP-binding protein, which produces MVGEALLAIDDLRLSLMDGVRLLDGVSLSVQRGEALGIVGESGSGKSLTALSVLRLVPGVKTEGAVRLSGADVVGMTERELRSVRGRKAAMVFQDPMTAFFPVKSVGDQIVEQIRLHRKIRSRAAWAEAVALLERMGVPDAQRAARRYPHQLSGGLRQRAMIAMALSCTPDLLIADEPTTALDVTVQAQILVLFNEIRAKGSGLVIITHDLGVVAQTCTRIAVMYAGVVVEEGATENILQKPLHPYTQALVAAIPPLSGARPESLQSLAGTPPTPAHRPSGCVFAPRCMYVHEACAQRPSLLTGKTGRKVACVLYKGAEMLD